In one Nostoc sp. KVJ3 genomic region, the following are encoded:
- a CDS encoding NAD(P)H-quinone oxidoreductase subunit H codes for MTRLETRTEPMVLNMGPHHPSMHGVLRLIMTLDGEDVVDCEPVIGYLHRGMEKIAENRTNVMYVPYVSRWDYAAGMFNEAVTVNAPEKLAGVAVPKRASYIRVIMLELNRIANHLLWFGPFLADVGAQTPFFYQFREREMIYDLWEAATGYRMVNNNYFRVGGVAADLPYGWVDKCLEFCDYLLPKVDEYERLVTDNPIFRRRVEGIGTITREEAINWGLSGPMLRASGVQWDLRKVDHYECYDDFDWDVQWETAGDCFARYVVRMREMRESVKILRQALKGLPGGPYENLEAKRLAAGKKSEWDAFDYQFIGKKVSPTFKIPKGEIYARVESGKGELGIYLVGDDNVFPARWKIRAADFNNLQIVPHLLRGMKVADIVVILGSVDVIMGSVDR; via the coding sequence ATGACCAGACTAGAAACCCGCACTGAACCAATGGTGCTAAACATGGGGCCACACCACCCCTCAATGCACGGGGTTCTGCGGCTAATCATGACTCTGGATGGCGAGGATGTCGTTGACTGTGAACCAGTTATCGGCTATTTGCACCGGGGAATGGAAAAAATCGCTGAGAACCGTACTAATGTAATGTACGTTCCTTACGTTAGTCGTTGGGACTACGCTGCGGGAATGTTCAACGAAGCTGTCACTGTCAACGCCCCAGAAAAACTTGCAGGTGTCGCTGTTCCCAAACGCGCTAGCTACATCCGCGTCATCATGTTGGAGTTGAACCGCATCGCTAACCACTTGCTATGGTTTGGCCCCTTCTTAGCTGATGTAGGCGCACAAACTCCCTTTTTCTACCAGTTCCGAGAACGGGAGATGATTTATGATTTGTGGGAAGCCGCCACAGGTTATCGGATGGTAAATAACAACTACTTCCGCGTTGGTGGAGTGGCTGCCGATTTACCTTATGGTTGGGTAGATAAGTGTCTAGAATTTTGCGACTATTTATTACCCAAAGTTGATGAGTATGAACGCTTAGTAACAGATAACCCCATATTCCGGCGACGTGTCGAGGGTATTGGGACTATCACCCGTGAAGAAGCAATTAACTGGGGACTTTCTGGCCCAATGTTACGCGCTTCTGGCGTGCAATGGGATTTGCGGAAAGTTGACCATTACGAATGTTACGACGATTTTGACTGGGATGTGCAGTGGGAAACCGCCGGTGATTGCTTTGCCCGTTATGTAGTGCGGATGCGGGAAATGCGCGAATCGGTGAAAATTCTTCGCCAAGCACTTAAAGGACTTCCTGGCGGCCCTTACGAAAATCTGGAAGCCAAGCGTTTAGCCGCAGGTAAAAAATCTGAGTGGGACGCATTTGATTACCAATTCATCGGTAAAAAGGTTTCCCCTACCTTCAAGATTCCTAAAGGTGAAATCTACGCTCGTGTAGAAAGTGGCAAAGGTGAATTGGGAATTTATTTGGTTGGCGATGATAATGTCTTCCCTGCACGTTGGAAGATTCGCGCCGCAGATTTCAATAACCTCCAGATTGTTCCACATTTACTGCGCGGAATGAAGGTTGCAGATATTGTGGTCATTCTCGGTAGTGTTGACGTGATTATGGGGTCTGTAGATAGGTAG